Proteins found in one Ferrovibrio sp. MS7 genomic segment:
- a CDS encoding cysteine hydrolase family protein, producing the protein MTAPALLVIDLQHAIDAPYHAADGPRNNPQAEANIAALLAAWRGQGWPVIHVKHDSVHAHSAYRPGQKGNDFKPEALPLPGETVIAKQVNSAFIGTGLEAHLRQHGIAALVVAGVVTNNSVEATVRMAGNLGFDTALVQDACFCFAKRDHVGRLRSADEVHAMSLANMDGEYCTIRDTAAILAALP; encoded by the coding sequence GTGACCGCGCCGGCCCTGCTGGTTATCGACCTGCAGCACGCTATCGACGCGCCCTATCACGCAGCCGACGGCCCGCGCAACAATCCCCAGGCCGAAGCCAATATCGCCGCCCTGCTCGCCGCCTGGCGTGGCCAGGGCTGGCCGGTGATCCATGTGAAGCATGACAGCGTGCATGCCCATTCCGCCTACCGGCCCGGCCAGAAGGGCAACGACTTCAAGCCGGAAGCCCTGCCGCTGCCCGGCGAGACCGTGATCGCCAAGCAAGTCAACTCCGCCTTCATCGGCACCGGCCTGGAAGCCCATTTGCGCCAGCACGGTATCGCTGCCCTGGTGGTGGCCGGCGTTGTCACCAACAATTCGGTGGAAGCCACCGTGCGCATGGCCGGCAATCTCGGCTTCGATACCGCCCTGGTGCAGGATGCCTGCTTCTGCTTCGCCAAGCGCGACCATGTCGGGCGGCTGCGCTCGGCGGACGAAGTCCATGCCATGTCGCTGGCGAACATGGACGGTGAATATTGTACCATCCGCGACACGGCGGCGATTCTGGCCGCCCTGCCCTAA
- the argS gene encoding arginine--tRNA ligase: MNVFADFRRAVLDAVQQLAAQQVLPEGLPLQAVTVEPPRDPSHGDLATNAAMVLAKPAKLNPRALAEKLQPLLAALPSVTAVEIAGPGFINLRLDPAHWQAQAAVILKAGTGYGDSQLGRGEPVNVEYVSANPTGPMHVGHCRGAVFGDALAALLEKAGYMVCREYYINDAGAQVDVLARSAHLRYREALGESIEIPEGLYPGDYLKPVGAALAKQYGDKFRDAPEADWLQAFRLAATDAMMAMIREDLAALNIRHATFTSERKLHEDGLVQQAFDRLQQRDLIYTGVLEPPKGKLPEDWEARPQALFKATEFGDDIDRPLKKSDGSWTYFGADIAYHDDKYRRGFKQMIDVWGADHGGYVKRMKAAVKAMSMGEGELDIKLVQMVNLLDDGQPVRMSKRAGTFVTLRDVVDEVGKDVVRFIMLTRKNDAQLDFDFKKVTEQSKDNPVFYVQYAHARICSVLRNARTEVPTIATDDASLSGGDMKRLSHEAELALLKLLANWPRLVESAAEAHEPHRVAFFLQDVAAAFHGLWNVGRDDVTARFLIAEDLELTRARLALIRAVAIVIASGLAVMGVTPVEEMR; the protein is encoded by the coding sequence ATGAACGTTTTTGCCGATTTCCGCCGCGCCGTCCTGGATGCCGTGCAGCAGCTTGCCGCCCAGCAGGTGCTCCCTGAGGGGCTGCCGTTGCAGGCCGTCACGGTTGAGCCGCCGCGCGACCCCAGCCATGGCGACCTTGCCACCAATGCCGCCATGGTGCTGGCCAAGCCGGCCAAGCTGAACCCGCGCGCCCTGGCCGAGAAGCTGCAGCCGCTGTTGGCCGCCCTGCCATCCGTCACCGCCGTCGAGATCGCCGGCCCCGGCTTCATCAACCTGCGCCTCGACCCTGCCCATTGGCAGGCCCAGGCCGCCGTGATCCTCAAGGCCGGCACCGGCTATGGCGACAGCCAGTTGGGCCGGGGCGAGCCGGTGAATGTGGAATATGTCTCGGCCAACCCGACCGGCCCGATGCATGTCGGCCATTGCCGTGGTGCCGTGTTCGGCGACGCATTGGCCGCCTTGCTGGAAAAGGCCGGCTACATGGTCTGCCGCGAATACTACATCAACGATGCCGGCGCCCAGGTGGATGTGCTGGCGCGCTCCGCCCATCTGCGCTACCGCGAGGCCTTGGGCGAAAGCATCGAGATTCCGGAAGGGCTCTATCCCGGCGACTATCTCAAGCCGGTGGGCGCAGCGCTGGCCAAGCAGTATGGCGACAAATTCCGCGATGCGCCGGAAGCCGACTGGCTGCAGGCTTTCCGCCTTGCCGCCACCGACGCCATGATGGCGATGATCCGCGAGGATCTCGCGGCGCTGAATATCCGGCATGCCACTTTCACCTCCGAGCGCAAGCTGCATGAGGATGGCCTGGTGCAGCAGGCTTTCGACCGCCTGCAGCAGCGCGACCTGATTTATACCGGCGTGCTGGAACCGCCCAAGGGCAAGCTGCCCGAGGATTGGGAAGCGCGGCCGCAGGCCTTGTTCAAGGCCACCGAATTCGGCGACGACATCGACCGGCCGCTGAAGAAGTCGGACGGTTCCTGGACCTATTTCGGCGCCGACATCGCCTATCACGACGACAAGTATCGCCGTGGCTTCAAGCAGATGATCGATGTCTGGGGCGCCGACCATGGCGGCTATGTCAAGCGCATGAAGGCCGCCGTGAAGGCGATGTCCATGGGCGAGGGAGAGTTGGACATCAAGCTGGTGCAGATGGTCAACCTGCTCGATGATGGCCAGCCGGTGCGCATGAGCAAGCGGGCCGGCACTTTCGTCACGCTGCGCGACGTGGTGGATGAAGTGGGCAAGGACGTGGTCCGCTTCATCATGCTGACGCGCAAGAACGACGCCCAGCTCGATTTCGACTTCAAGAAAGTGACCGAGCAATCCAAGGACAATCCGGTCTTCTATGTGCAATACGCCCATGCCCGCATCTGTTCGGTGCTGCGCAATGCACGTACGGAAGTTCCCACCATTGCCACCGACGATGCGTCGCTGAGCGGCGGCGACATGAAGCGGCTGAGCCATGAGGCGGAACTCGCCCTGCTCAAGCTGCTGGCCAACTGGCCGCGCCTGGTGGAAAGTGCTGCTGAAGCGCATGAGCCGCACCGCGTGGCGTTTTTCCTGCAGGATGTGGCGGCGGCGTTCCACGGGTTGTGGAATGTCGGCCGCGATGACGTGACGGCACGTTTCTTGATTGCGGAAGACCTGGAACTGACCCGCGCCCGCCTGGCGCTGATCCGTGCGGTGGCAATCGTTATTGCTTCTGGCCTTGCGGTGATGGGCGTCACGCCGGTTGAGGAGATGAGGTAG
- the xth gene encoding exodeoxyribonuclease III, with product MKIATWNVNSVKARLPNVLEWLKRAQPDVALLQEIKCVDADFPTLEFEALGYKAIPHGQKSYNGVALLSKLPVDAVRTRLPGDDSDEQARYIEADIGGVTMGGLYLPNGNPRPGDKYEYKLAWMRRLEAHAASLLARDVPFLLAGDYNVCPTDADVYDPAGWQEDALCYVDTRQRFRALLNLGLTEAWRALHPHVQDYSFWDYQAGAWFKNHGLRIDHFLLSPQLADRLKACEIDRQPRGLEKASDHVPVWVEIE from the coding sequence ATGAAAATCGCCACCTGGAATGTCAATTCGGTGAAGGCCCGCCTGCCCAATGTGCTGGAATGGCTGAAACGCGCTCAGCCGGATGTGGCCTTGTTGCAGGAAATCAAATGCGTCGATGCCGATTTCCCCACGCTGGAATTCGAGGCGCTGGGCTACAAGGCCATACCGCATGGCCAGAAAAGCTATAATGGCGTCGCGCTGCTCTCGAAGCTGCCCGTGGATGCCGTGCGCACCCGCCTGCCCGGCGACGATAGCGACGAACAGGCACGCTATATCGAGGCCGATATTGGCGGCGTGACCATGGGCGGTCTCTACCTGCCGAACGGCAACCCGCGCCCCGGCGACAAGTATGAGTACAAGCTGGCCTGGATGCGGCGGCTGGAAGCCCATGCCGCCAGCTTGCTGGCGCGCGATGTGCCGTTCCTGCTCGCTGGCGATTACAACGTCTGCCCCACCGATGCCGATGTCTACGATCCGGCAGGCTGGCAGGAAGACGCACTCTGCTATGTCGACACACGCCAGCGTTTCCGCGCGCTGCTTAATTTAGGCCTCACCGAAGCCTGGCGCGCACTGCACCCGCATGTGCAGGATTATTCCTTCTGGGATTACCAGGCCGGCGCCTGGTTCAAGAATCACGGCCTGCGTATCGACCATTTCCTGCTCAGCCCGCAACTCGCCGACCGGCTCAAGGCCTGCGAGATCGACCGCCAGCCGCGCGGCCTGGAAAAAGCTTCCGACCACGTGCCGGTCTGGGTGGAGATAGAATAA
- the erpA gene encoding iron-sulfur cluster insertion protein ErpA, protein MDAQVQELAGGTAPQVATPGALPVTLSANAAKRIRTIVEAEANPALKLRVSVSGGGCSGFQYGFTLDDAVTGDDLLIERDGATLVLDQISADYMRGSEIDFVEDLSGAGFQIRNPLATSSCGCGNSFAV, encoded by the coding sequence ATGGACGCGCAAGTGCAGGAACTCGCAGGCGGAACCGCCCCCCAGGTGGCAACGCCAGGGGCGCTCCCGGTGACGCTTTCGGCCAATGCGGCCAAGCGGATCCGCACTATTGTCGAGGCCGAGGCCAATCCGGCGCTGAAGCTGCGCGTGTCGGTTTCCGGCGGCGGCTGCTCCGGCTTCCAGTACGGCTTTACGCTGGACGACGCCGTGACCGGCGACGACCTGCTCATCGAGCGCGATGGCGCCACCCTGGTGCTGGACCAGATTTCCGCCGATTACATGCGCGGCTCGGAAATCGACTTCGTGGAAGACCTTTCCGGCGCCGGCTTCCAGATCCGCAACCCGCTGGCCACTTCGAGCTGCGGCTGCGGCAATTCCTTCGCCGTCTGA